The following proteins are encoded in a genomic region of Rhizobium sp. CCGE531:
- a CDS encoding SH3 domain-containing protein: MRGKVLKSCAIFAIGLLMAAASADLAAAQAAKGPSGLPLPRFVTLKSKRVNLRIGPSADYAVSWLYLKQGLPVEIIQEYDNWRRVRDADGTEGWVNQSLLSGQRSAIAAPWMKGKGKAVFVNMRRESQPSAAVIAKLQPGVMMNIRECTGDWCHVTADGTEGWVAQSEIWGAYPGEAFR; the protein is encoded by the coding sequence ATGCGTGGCAAAGTATTGAAGTCCTGCGCCATTTTCGCAATCGGCCTGTTGATGGCCGCTGCGTCAGCGGATCTTGCCGCCGCCCAGGCCGCCAAGGGACCGAGCGGATTGCCGCTGCCGCGATTCGTCACGCTGAAATCGAAGCGGGTCAATCTGCGTATCGGGCCAAGCGCCGACTATGCGGTGTCGTGGCTCTATCTCAAGCAGGGACTGCCGGTCGAGATCATCCAGGAATATGATAATTGGCGGCGCGTGCGCGATGCCGACGGCACGGAGGGCTGGGTCAACCAGTCGCTGCTGTCGGGCCAGCGCTCGGCCATCGCCGCACCGTGGATGAAGGGCAAGGGCAAGGCCGTCTTCGTCAACATGCGCCGCGAATCCCAGCCATCCGCCGCCGTCATCGCCAAGCTTCAGCCCGGCGTGATGATGAACATTCGCGAGTGCACCGGCGACTGGTGCCACGTCACCGCCGACGGTACCGAGGGCTGGGTTGCTCAATCCGAGATCTGGGGCGCTTACCCCGGCGAAGCCTTCAGGTAA
- a CDS encoding D-glycerate dehydrogenase, with the protein MTTKKKPKVYVTRKLPDAVETRMRELFDAELNIDDRPRSKDELIQAVRSVDVLVPTVTDRIDAEVIEEAGPQMKLIASFSNGTDHIDVEAAARRGITVTNTPNVLTEDTADMTMALILAVPRRLAEGARVLTDNPGEWAGWSPTWMLGRRIHGKRIGIVGMGRIGTAVARRAKAFGLSIHYHNRKRVNPATEDELEATYWDSLDQMLARVDIVSVNCPSTPATYHLISARRLALLQPTSYIVNTARGDVIDEAALIKILREGKIAGAGLDVFENEPSVNPKLVKLANEGKVVILPHMSSATLEGRIDMGDKVIINIRTFIDGHRPPNRVLPFR; encoded by the coding sequence ATGACGACGAAGAAAAAACCGAAGGTCTACGTCACGCGCAAACTGCCGGATGCGGTGGAGACGCGGATGCGCGAACTCTTCGATGCCGAACTCAATATCGACGATCGCCCGCGCAGCAAAGACGAGCTGATCCAGGCCGTCCGGTCGGTCGATGTGCTAGTGCCTACGGTCACCGACCGCATCGACGCGGAGGTGATCGAAGAGGCCGGCCCGCAGATGAAGCTGATCGCCAGCTTCTCCAACGGCACGGATCATATCGATGTCGAAGCCGCGGCCCGTCGCGGCATCACCGTGACCAACACGCCGAATGTGCTGACCGAAGATACCGCCGACATGACCATGGCGCTTATCCTCGCCGTGCCCCGGCGGCTCGCTGAAGGTGCGCGCGTGCTGACCGACAATCCCGGCGAATGGGCCGGATGGTCGCCCACCTGGATGCTCGGCCGCCGCATCCACGGCAAGCGCATCGGCATCGTCGGCATGGGGCGGATCGGCACGGCCGTCGCCCGCCGCGCCAAGGCGTTCGGCCTTTCGATCCATTATCACAATCGCAAGCGGGTCAATCCGGCGACGGAGGACGAGCTGGAGGCAACCTATTGGGACAGCCTCGACCAGATGCTGGCCCGCGTCGATATCGTTTCGGTCAATTGCCCCTCGACACCGGCCACCTATCATCTGATCTCGGCACGCCGCCTGGCGCTGTTGCAGCCGACGAGCTACATCGTCAACACGGCGCGCGGCGATGTCATCGACGAGGCGGCGCTGATCAAGATCCTGCGCGAGGGCAAGATTGCCGGCGCGGGGCTCGACGTGTTCGAGAACGAACCATCAGTCAATCCGAAGCTGGTGAAGCTCGCCAATGAGGGCAAGGTGGTGATCCTGCCGCATATGAGTTCGGCCACGCTCGAGGGTCGCATCGACATGGGCGACAAGGTCATCATCAACATCCGCACCTTCATCGATGGCCATCGCCCGCCCAATCGCGTGCTGCCGTTTCGGTAA
- a CDS encoding cadmium resistance transporter: MLGVFGVAIATFVSTNIDDIFVLLGFFADPKFRLRQIVIGQYLGIGALYGFSAIASLLVLVIPAAYIGLLGLAPIYFGLRRLWEIWNGAETGDDAEDHQKAAAGHGNIAAVALVTIANGGDNISIYTPLFATRSAYEILTIGCIFAVLTAAWLGAAHSLVNHPKLGAPIRRHGHRIVPFVLIALGILILYEAGTATLFR; encoded by the coding sequence GTGCTTGGTGTTTTCGGCGTTGCCATCGCCACGTTCGTTTCGACGAATATAGACGACATCTTCGTTCTCCTCGGCTTCTTTGCCGACCCGAAGTTCCGCTTGAGGCAGATCGTCATCGGCCAATATCTCGGCATCGGCGCGCTCTATGGCTTCAGCGCCATCGCCTCGCTGCTCGTGCTCGTCATTCCCGCCGCCTATATCGGCCTGCTCGGCCTTGCTCCGATCTACTTTGGCCTGAGGCGACTGTGGGAGATCTGGAACGGCGCCGAGACAGGGGATGATGCGGAAGATCACCAGAAGGCCGCTGCCGGGCACGGCAACATAGCGGCCGTCGCGCTGGTGACGATCGCCAATGGCGGCGACAATATCAGTATCTACACGCCGCTCTTCGCCACCCGCTCCGCTTACGAGATCCTGACCATCGGCTGCATCTTCGCCGTGCTGACGGCGGCCTGGCTGGGCGCGGCGCATTCCCTCGTCAATCACCCGAAGCTGGGCGCACCGATCAGGCGACACGGCCATAGGATCGTGCCATTCGTCCTGATCGCGCTCGGCATCCTCATCCTGTATGAGGCGGGAACCGCGACGCTCTTTCGGTGA
- the murA gene encoding UDP-N-acetylglucosamine 1-carboxyvinyltransferase has translation MARALPHERIQYVVEGGFKLSGEIEPSGNKNAALPIIAASLLTDQRVQLSNVPRIRDVEALVELIQSVGAEVRWLGRNELEIEARELRPANLDPDLCARIRASILLAGPMLARCGELTLPPPGGDVIGRRRVDTHFLALEQLGTKIEVNSVYSFRTEGLRGADVFLDEPSVTATENALCAAVVAEGTTILRNCASEPHVQDLARFLTAMGARIEGIGTNMMTIHGGHPLGAVTHRIGPDHNEVGSLIGLAAVTGSEITIRNAGVEHLRSTLMTFERLGIRCRIEGDDLVIPSGQEMKIQPDFGGHIPKIEDQPWPAFPADTMSIAIVTASQCDGVVLMFEKMFESRMFFVDKLIAMGARIVLCDPHRAIVAGPSKLRAAQLESPDIRAGMAMLIAAMCAEGTSVINNAQQIERGYERIEERLNAMGARITRIPPRES, from the coding sequence ATGGCGCGGGCACTGCCGCATGAGCGGATTCAATATGTGGTCGAGGGTGGCTTCAAGCTGTCGGGCGAGATCGAACCGAGCGGCAACAAGAATGCCGCATTGCCGATCATCGCCGCCTCGCTTTTGACCGATCAACGCGTCCAACTCAGCAATGTGCCGCGCATTCGCGATGTCGAGGCGCTGGTGGAGCTGATCCAGTCTGTTGGCGCTGAGGTGCGCTGGCTCGGTCGCAACGAGTTGGAAATCGAGGCGCGTGAGCTTCGCCCCGCCAATCTCGATCCAGATCTCTGCGCCCGCATTCGCGCCTCCATCCTGCTTGCCGGCCCGATGCTGGCGCGCTGTGGCGAGCTCACCTTGCCGCCGCCCGGCGGCGACGTCATCGGCCGCCGGCGCGTCGATACGCATTTCCTGGCGCTGGAACAGCTCGGCACCAAGATCGAGGTCAACAGCGTCTACAGCTTCCGCACGGAAGGGCTGCGCGGCGCCGATGTCTTCCTGGACGAGCCGTCCGTGACGGCCACGGAAAATGCGCTTTGCGCCGCGGTTGTCGCCGAGGGCACCACCATCCTGCGCAATTGCGCCTCCGAGCCGCATGTGCAGGATCTGGCGCGCTTTCTCACCGCCATGGGTGCTCGCATCGAAGGGATCGGCACCAATATGATGACCATCCACGGTGGCCATCCGCTCGGCGCTGTCACGCACCGGATCGGCCCGGATCATAATGAGGTGGGGTCGCTGATCGGCCTTGCCGCCGTCACCGGTTCGGAAATCACCATCCGCAACGCCGGCGTCGAACATTTGCGCTCTACCCTGATGACCTTCGAGCGTCTCGGCATCCGCTGCCGTATCGAAGGCGACGATCTGGTCATTCCCTCCGGTCAGGAGATGAAGATCCAGCCCGATTTCGGCGGTCATATTCCGAAGATCGAGGATCAGCCCTGGCCGGCCTTCCCGGCCGATACCATGTCGATCGCCATCGTCACCGCCTCGCAATGCGACGGCGTCGTGCTGATGTTCGAAAAAATGTTCGAAAGCCGCATGTTCTTCGTCGACAAGCTGATCGCCATGGGCGCCCGCATCGTGCTGTGCGATCCGCATCGCGCCATCGTCGCCGGCCCCTCCAAGCTGCGCGCCGCCCAGCTCGAGAGCCCCGATATCCGCGCCGGCATGGCCATGCTGATCGCGGCGATGTGCGCCGAGGGTACGAGCGTCATCAAC
- a CDS encoding adenosine kinase: MTRFDVLTVGNAIVDIIARCNDQFLIDNTITKAAMNLIDAERAELLYSRMGPALEASGGSAGNTAAGVANFGGRAAYFGKVAEDQLGEIFAHDIRAQGVHYETEAKGTFPPTARSMIFVTEDGERSMNTYLGACVELGPEDVEEEVVADAKVTYFEGYLWDPPRAKEAIRDCARIAHANGREMSMTLSDSFCVGRYRHEFLDLMRSGTVDIVFANRDEALSLYETDDFEKALTLISADCKIAAVTTGKDGAVIVRGNERYVVDAHPIEERVDTTGAGDLFAAGFLFGYTQGRSLEDCGKLGNLAAAIVIEQIGPRPMRSLSEAAKEFGLL; encoded by the coding sequence ATGACTCGTTTCGATGTACTGACCGTTGGCAACGCCATCGTCGACATTATCGCCCGTTGCAACGATCAGTTCCTGATCGACAACACGATCACCAAAGCCGCGATGAATCTCATCGACGCTGAACGCGCCGAGCTGCTTTATTCGCGCATGGGCCCGGCTCTGGAAGCCTCGGGCGGCAGTGCCGGCAATACGGCGGCGGGCGTGGCGAATTTCGGCGGCAGGGCGGCCTATTTCGGCAAGGTTGCCGAAGATCAGCTCGGCGAGATTTTCGCGCATGATATCCGCGCCCAGGGCGTGCACTACGAGACCGAGGCAAAGGGCACCTTTCCGCCGACGGCCCGTTCGATGATCTTCGTGACCGAGGATGGCGAGCGCTCGATGAACACCTATCTCGGCGCCTGCGTCGAACTTGGGCCTGAAGACGTCGAGGAAGAGGTCGTCGCCGATGCCAAGGTGACCTATTTCGAAGGCTATCTCTGGGATCCGCCGCGCGCCAAGGAAGCTATCCGCGATTGCGCTCGCATCGCACACGCCAATGGCCGTGAAATGTCGATGACGCTGTCCGACAGTTTCTGCGTCGGCCGCTATCGGCACGAATTCCTGGACCTGATGCGTTCCGGCACCGTCGATATCGTCTTCGCCAATCGCGACGAGGCATTGTCGCTGTACGAGACCGATGATTTCGAGAAAGCACTGACGCTGATATCAGCCGATTGCAAGATTGCGGCTGTGACGACAGGCAAGGACGGCGCCGTGATCGTGCGCGGCAACGAACGTTATGTCGTCGATGCCCATCCGATCGAGGAGCGCGTCGATACGACCGGCGCCGGCGATCTCTTCGCCGCCGGTTTCCTGTTCGGCTATACGCAGGGCCGTAGCCTGGAAGATTGCGGCAAGCTCGGCAACCTCGCCGCGGCCATCGTCATCGAACAGATCGGCCCGCGGCCGATGCGGTCGCTCTCGGAAGCCGCAAAAGAATTCGGGCTTCTCTGA